The following proteins come from a genomic window of Pyxidicoccus sp. MSG2:
- a CDS encoding helicase-related protein, whose protein sequence is MHSSPSSRSSVVVAELGPTNTGKTHRAIERMLEHDTGMMGLPLRLLAREVYDRVTARVGEGRVALMTGEEKRLPPRPDYWICTVEAMPTDKQVDFLAVDEIQLAAHRERGHVFTDRLLHARGRRETWFLGADTMRPMVQGLIPHASVKRATRLSQLRYAGRRSLKSLPPRSAVVAFSADRVYELAEALRRLRGGVAVVLGALSPRTRNAQVAMYQAGEVQYLVATDAIGMGLNLDLNHVAFAGLSKFDGAEQRDLFPDELAQIAGRAGRHLNDGSFGTLNTLPELHPRVVSAIESHRFPAVRSLIWRNAALDFASPEALLDSLSRAPQHNAFVRVERADDFDALKDLSHVPAIRDVATDRARVELLWQVCQIPDFRKGLFGQHVTLLRETFLQLTEGDGKLEHDWLARQISPLDDVSGDIHTLMDRLAAIRIWTYISHRSSWLHDAEQWQERTRHIEDALGDALHERLVERFVQRAARRSARRFVRATAQPAPGSDSPFARLGQLLGEMPDADGAALTEEQFVQRVVDATHDAFQVDASGSISFEGQPLGRLVRGRDRRTPQLALAEPEVWTGGARQRLERRLVALARDLVTEAMGGFPAEALTGAGRSAAMRGVAYRLAEGLGVISQGEAREQWRLLDDAARAHLGTLGVREGQRFLYVDEALTPHALERRCMLTALFQQSPSPRGAPGDPVLAVAELGGRDARAFGYAVFGPVALRIDIVERLSEALRHPHGSRQVHVLMQELGLESGARARVLRELGGPSGSASSKRRRRRRGGKPLAPGRDQAGANRRL, encoded by the coding sequence ATGCATTCCAGCCCATCCAGCCGGTCGTCCGTCGTCGTGGCGGAGCTGGGGCCTACGAATACAGGGAAGACGCACCGCGCCATCGAGCGCATGCTCGAACACGACACGGGCATGATGGGCCTGCCGCTGCGCCTGCTCGCTCGTGAGGTCTACGACCGGGTGACCGCTCGGGTGGGCGAGGGCCGGGTGGCACTGATGACGGGCGAGGAGAAGCGCCTGCCGCCGCGCCCCGACTACTGGATCTGCACCGTCGAGGCGATGCCGACCGACAAGCAGGTCGACTTCCTCGCCGTGGATGAAATCCAGCTCGCCGCCCACCGCGAGCGCGGGCACGTCTTCACGGACCGGTTGCTCCACGCGCGCGGGCGCCGGGAGACCTGGTTCCTCGGCGCGGACACGATGCGGCCGATGGTGCAGGGGCTCATCCCGCACGCGTCGGTGAAGCGCGCCACCCGCCTGTCGCAGCTTCGCTATGCCGGGCGGCGCTCCCTGAAGAGCCTGCCTCCGCGCTCGGCCGTGGTCGCGTTCTCCGCGGACCGTGTGTATGAGCTCGCCGAGGCGCTGCGCCGCCTGCGGGGTGGAGTCGCCGTGGTGCTGGGAGCGCTCTCTCCGAGGACGCGGAATGCCCAGGTGGCGATGTATCAGGCAGGGGAGGTCCAGTACCTCGTGGCCACGGACGCCATCGGGATGGGCTTGAATCTCGACCTCAACCACGTGGCCTTCGCGGGGCTCTCCAAGTTCGACGGCGCCGAGCAGCGAGACCTCTTCCCGGACGAACTGGCGCAGATTGCCGGCCGCGCGGGGCGCCACCTGAATGACGGGAGCTTCGGCACCCTGAACACGCTGCCCGAGCTGCATCCGCGCGTCGTCTCCGCCATCGAGTCCCACCGCTTCCCCGCGGTGCGCAGCCTCATCTGGCGCAACGCCGCGCTCGACTTCGCGAGCCCGGAGGCCCTGCTGGATTCCCTGTCCCGGGCTCCGCAGCACAATGCCTTCGTGCGGGTGGAGCGCGCGGACGACTTCGACGCGTTGAAGGACCTCTCGCACGTCCCGGCCATTCGCGACGTCGCCACGGACAGGGCCAGGGTCGAGCTGCTGTGGCAGGTCTGCCAGATTCCGGACTTCCGCAAGGGGCTCTTCGGCCAGCACGTGACGCTGTTGCGTGAGACCTTCCTCCAGCTCACCGAGGGCGACGGGAAGCTGGAACACGACTGGCTGGCCAGGCAGATCTCTCCGCTCGACGATGTCTCCGGAGACATCCACACGCTGATGGACCGGCTGGCCGCCATCCGCATCTGGACGTACATCAGTCACCGTTCGAGCTGGCTGCACGACGCCGAGCAGTGGCAGGAGCGCACCCGTCACATCGAGGACGCGCTGGGCGACGCGCTCCATGAGCGGCTCGTGGAGCGCTTCGTACAGCGGGCCGCACGGAGGAGTGCGCGCCGCTTCGTGAGAGCCACCGCACAGCCCGCGCCCGGGTCGGACAGTCCCTTCGCCAGGCTGGGGCAGTTGCTGGGGGAGATGCCGGACGCCGACGGCGCGGCGCTGACGGAGGAGCAGTTCGTCCAACGGGTGGTCGACGCGACGCACGACGCCTTCCAGGTGGACGCGTCGGGAAGCATCTCGTTCGAGGGGCAGCCGCTGGGCCGGCTGGTGCGCGGGCGGGATCGGCGCACCCCGCAGCTCGCGCTGGCGGAGCCGGAGGTGTGGACCGGAGGCGCGCGGCAGCGGCTCGAGCGCCGCCTGGTGGCGCTGGCGAGAGACCTCGTCACCGAGGCGATGGGAGGCTTTCCCGCCGAGGCCCTCACCGGAGCGGGGCGCTCCGCGGCGATGCGGGGTGTCGCCTACCGTCTGGCCGAGGGGCTGGGGGTGATTTCCCAGGGTGAGGCGCGCGAGCAGTGGCGGCTCCTGGACGACGCGGCACGCGCGCACCTGGGGACGCTGGGGGTCCGCGAGGGACAGCGCTTCCTCTACGTCGACGAGGCGCTCACACCGCATGCGCTCGAGCGGCGCTGCATGCTGACGGCGCTGTTCCAGCAGAGTCCTTCACCCAGGGGCGCTCCCGGAGACCCGGTGCTCGCGGTCGCCGAGCTGGGCGGCCGGGACGCGCGAGCCTTCGGCTATGCGGTGTTCGGCCCCGTTGCGTTGCGCATCGACATCGTCGAGCGGCTCAGCGAGGCGTTGCGCCATCCACACGGGTCCCGGCAGGTGCATGTGCTGATGCAGGAGTTGGGGCTGGAGAGTGGCGCGCGCGCGCGGGTGCTGCGTGAGCTGGGAGGCCCGTCCGGGAGCGCTTCGTCGAAGCGGCGGCGGCGACGGCGGGGAGGGAAGCCGCTGGCGCCAGGGCGTGACCAGGCTGGCGCCAATCGGCGTCTCTAG
- a CDS encoding N-acetylmuramoyl-L-alanine amidase — protein sequence MRLALVLPVLLLLVPGAVGAAKRNEAEEAYQGARRSYYALKDDASRRKLRHHWLNVVRKFEAVATRHPKSDRAPDALFTAAELLQELSRVSFVEDDLKAAISHYKQVREDYPKHRLADDAALALSRIYVNRMDQPDVARRILTETLAKNGKGDQAKDMKALLATLPAPAKSAPASRPAPAKPASPAAEERATAVAQVSPPAQRPGSSLVGAIEKLAREPSPMIPRLDPSAPAANHEDEEKGLDGAVAAALAAKEARAATVAPKKPSDELESQSAAAEPLAVAAAPKKPVTEKEPVRDTRASAPKPAAEPAPVVAAAEKAEAKGSAKDAEVPYTIVVAPPEPPKPITRPVDEKVAQARLKAVSKQSRGAELTLAEQLGLKVRRVVIDPGHGGHDTGAIGKEGTREKDVALSIAKKLAEELREKGLEVVLTRDDDRFIRLEDRAKFANAEHGDLFISVHCNAAASRKLRGVETYTLNTSADRYSIRLAARENQSSEKGISDLQFILADLATKANTEESSRLANQVQRNMVTGLSRKYTGIKDLGHKEALFYVLLGVKMPAILVETSFLSNPEDEERLASGAFQSEVAQAISQGVEDFLDDRGRVAKVD from the coding sequence ATGCGCCTCGCTCTCGTGCTGCCCGTGCTGCTGCTGCTCGTCCCGGGCGCGGTGGGAGCAGCGAAGCGCAATGAGGCCGAGGAGGCCTACCAGGGCGCCCGGCGCTCCTACTACGCGCTGAAGGACGACGCGTCCCGGCGCAAGCTGCGCCACCACTGGCTCAACGTGGTGCGCAAGTTCGAGGCGGTGGCCACGCGCCACCCGAAGTCGGACCGCGCCCCGGACGCGCTCTTCACCGCGGCCGAGCTGCTCCAGGAGTTGAGCCGCGTCTCCTTCGTCGAGGACGACCTGAAGGCGGCCATCTCCCACTACAAGCAGGTCCGCGAGGACTACCCGAAGCACCGGCTCGCGGATGACGCGGCGCTGGCGCTGTCGCGCATCTACGTGAATCGGATGGACCAGCCGGACGTGGCGCGGCGCATCCTGACGGAGACGCTCGCGAAGAATGGCAAGGGAGACCAGGCGAAGGACATGAAGGCGCTGCTGGCCACGCTGCCCGCGCCCGCGAAGTCCGCCCCGGCGAGCAGGCCCGCGCCCGCGAAGCCCGCGTCCCCGGCCGCTGAAGAGCGCGCCACCGCGGTGGCCCAGGTGTCCCCGCCGGCCCAGCGCCCGGGCTCGTCGCTGGTGGGCGCCATCGAGAAGCTCGCGCGGGAGCCGTCGCCGATGATTCCCCGGCTGGACCCCAGCGCGCCCGCGGCCAACCACGAGGACGAGGAGAAGGGGCTGGACGGAGCGGTGGCGGCGGCGCTCGCGGCGAAGGAGGCCCGGGCCGCGACTGTCGCTCCGAAGAAGCCCTCGGATGAGCTGGAGTCGCAGTCGGCCGCCGCGGAGCCGCTGGCCGTGGCCGCCGCGCCGAAGAAGCCTGTCACGGAGAAGGAGCCCGTCCGGGACACCAGGGCCTCCGCGCCGAAGCCCGCGGCCGAGCCCGCCCCTGTCGTCGCGGCAGCGGAGAAGGCCGAGGCGAAGGGGAGCGCGAAGGACGCCGAGGTGCCGTACACCATCGTCGTCGCGCCGCCCGAGCCTCCGAAGCCCATCACCCGTCCGGTGGACGAGAAGGTGGCGCAGGCGCGGCTGAAGGCGGTGTCCAAGCAGTCGCGCGGCGCGGAGCTGACGCTGGCGGAGCAGCTCGGGCTGAAGGTGCGGCGAGTGGTCATCGACCCGGGGCACGGCGGGCACGACACGGGCGCCATCGGCAAGGAGGGGACGCGCGAGAAGGACGTGGCCCTGTCCATCGCGAAGAAGCTGGCGGAGGAGCTGCGCGAGAAGGGCCTGGAGGTGGTGCTGACGCGCGATGACGACCGGTTCATCCGCCTGGAGGACCGGGCGAAGTTCGCCAACGCGGAGCACGGAGACCTGTTCATCTCCGTCCACTGCAACGCGGCGGCGAGCCGCAAGCTGCGCGGCGTGGAGACGTACACGCTGAACACGTCGGCGGACCGCTACTCCATCCGACTGGCGGCGCGGGAGAACCAGTCGTCGGAGAAGGGCATCAGCGACCTGCAGTTCATCCTGGCCGACCTGGCGACGAAGGCGAACACCGAGGAGTCGTCGCGGCTGGCGAACCAGGTGCAGCGCAACATGGTGACGGGCCTGTCGCGCAAGTACACGGGCATCAAGGACCTGGGCCACAAGGAGGCGCTGTTCTACGTGCTGCTGGGCGTGAAGATGCCGGCCATCCTGGTGGAGACGTCCTTCCTGTCGAACCCGGAGGACGAGGAGCGCCTGGCCTCGGGCGCGTTCCAGTCCGAGGTGGCGCAGGCGATTTCGCAGGGCGTCGAGGACTTCCTCGACGACCGCGGCCGCGTGGCGAAGGTGGACTGA
- a CDS encoding fatty acid desaturase family protein, with protein sequence MDRTPQIADKELLARTRPFAVQDTARAGWNIAATYGALAAAVAIAAAAPWWPLRILGTFLEALVLVRSFILFHDFMHGALLPGSRVTRWLFHVQGILTLTPARIWNDTHNHHHANTARLAASAAGTFTTWTTDTWKKASRWQRLAYVVERHPLTFVTGYFTAFLLSLCVVPFLKNPRRYASSGLAVLVHLTLSVIVWRVFGPGVYLSAFLGPLVAAYALGVYLFYSQHNFPDVAIRAEEQWTHAGSALEASSYLACGPVLAWFTGNIGYHHVHHLNPRIPFYRLPEAMAALPELQNPRVTTLRLGDVVACLRQNLWDPEQGRMVRYPGA encoded by the coding sequence ATGGACCGGACACCCCAGATTGCCGACAAGGAGCTCCTTGCGCGGACACGCCCCTTCGCCGTGCAGGACACCGCGAGGGCGGGGTGGAACATCGCGGCGACCTATGGCGCGCTGGCCGCGGCCGTCGCCATCGCCGCCGCCGCGCCGTGGTGGCCGCTGAGAATCCTGGGCACGTTCCTCGAGGCGCTCGTCCTCGTCCGCTCCTTCATCCTCTTCCATGACTTCATGCACGGGGCCCTGCTGCCCGGCTCGCGCGTGACGCGGTGGCTCTTCCATGTGCAGGGCATCCTGACGCTCACGCCCGCGCGCATCTGGAATGACACGCACAACCACCACCACGCCAACACCGCGCGTCTCGCGGCCTCCGCGGCGGGCACGTTCACGACGTGGACCACGGACACGTGGAAGAAGGCCTCGCGCTGGCAGCGGCTCGCGTATGTCGTCGAGCGGCATCCGCTGACGTTCGTCACCGGCTACTTCACCGCGTTCCTGCTGAGCCTGTGCGTGGTGCCGTTCCTGAAGAACCCGCGCCGGTACGCATCGTCGGGGCTCGCGGTGCTCGTGCACCTCACGCTGTCGGTCATCGTGTGGCGCGTGTTCGGTCCCGGCGTCTACCTCTCCGCGTTCCTCGGCCCGCTCGTGGCCGCGTATGCGCTGGGCGTCTACCTGTTCTATTCGCAGCACAACTTCCCGGACGTCGCGATTCGCGCGGAGGAGCAGTGGACTCACGCGGGCTCGGCGCTGGAGGCGTCGAGCTACCTGGCCTGCGGGCCCGTGCTGGCGTGGTTCACCGGCAACATCGGCTACCACCACGTGCACCACCTGAACCCGCGCATTCCCTTCTACCGGCTGCCGGAGGCGATGGCCGCGCTTCCCGAGCTGCAGAACCCTCGCGTCACGACGCTGCGCCTGGGGGATGTCGTTGCGTGCCTGCGGCAGAACCTGTGGGACCCGGAGCAGGGGCGGATGGTCCGCTACCCCGGAGCGTGA
- a CDS encoding M4 family metallopeptidase — MKHLHLQHRPSSLALATTLFLAAGTASAASRVDLHLQDVGALRQQSAALAATGGPAGHARALGLDADSGLLLIDRVSDHGVRNHRYQQTFRGIPIFGEHVIVNEDANGELRALFGRKVTGLEREIPDVTPRLSAAQALDVARGVGLGNRVGAMLLSDEKSQLMIFIDNEGRAHKAYVVSYFADTFGGGSPTRPMVIVDADSGRVLEQWENLQHVLVGTGPGGNLKTGQYEYGTNFGYLDVAQSGTTCTMSNANVATVNLNHGTSGSTPFSYTCPRNTVKNINGAYSPLNDAHYFGGVIFNMYQSYIGKAPLTFQLTMRVHYSSNYENAFWNGSAMTFGDGYTTFYPLVSLDVSSHEVSHGFTEQNSGLIYSSQSGGINEAFSDIAGEAAEYYMRGSNDFLVGAEIFKSSGALRYMANPPQDGASIGHASNYYEGLDVHYSSGVYNKAFYLIATTAGWNTQKAFQVFARANDLYWTPSTNFNQGACGVQTAAQDYGYSVSDVSAAFAAVGVSCGGAVELFRQTDASGKLTIAVFERYSTTSAGHNTNFAVSVPGDFVVIGGGGEGKEGPSGNMLTASYPDSGLASWLVSTKDHIEADPVQVRAWAIGLKVTGLTPAQLRSYLTVSSATSASVAHPDVTATLPAGYLLVGGGVKVNWSGSGNLATASAPSGVSAWRVRSKDHIESAPATAQAYAIGINSSIPGVGTIGSVINSGTSAVTSHPSFTASMSTGYALSGCGAFVNWSGEGNLLWRIKPVNSGCAVASKDHIKSSPASISGYAIGLRAF, encoded by the coding sequence ATGAAACACCTTCATCTCCAACACCGCCCGTCCTCCCTTGCCCTGGCCACCACCCTGTTCCTCGCCGCGGGCACTGCCTCCGCGGCGAGCCGCGTCGACCTGCATCTGCAGGACGTCGGTGCCCTCCGCCAGCAGAGCGCGGCCCTCGCCGCCACTGGAGGCCCTGCCGGCCATGCCCGGGCCCTCGGCCTCGACGCTGATTCGGGCCTGCTCCTGATCGACCGTGTCAGCGACCACGGCGTGCGCAATCACCGCTACCAGCAGACGTTCCGCGGCATCCCCATCTTCGGCGAGCACGTCATCGTCAACGAGGACGCCAACGGCGAGCTCCGCGCGCTGTTCGGGCGCAAGGTCACCGGGCTGGAGAGGGAAATCCCGGACGTCACCCCTCGCCTCTCCGCCGCGCAGGCGCTGGACGTCGCCAGGGGCGTCGGCCTCGGCAACCGCGTTGGGGCCATGCTCCTCTCCGATGAGAAGTCCCAGCTGATGATCTTCATCGACAACGAGGGCCGCGCCCACAAGGCCTATGTCGTCAGCTACTTCGCCGACACCTTCGGCGGTGGCTCGCCGACCCGCCCGATGGTCATCGTCGACGCGGACAGCGGCCGGGTGCTCGAGCAGTGGGAGAATCTGCAGCACGTGCTGGTCGGCACCGGCCCTGGCGGCAACCTCAAGACGGGCCAGTACGAGTACGGCACCAATTTCGGCTACCTGGACGTGGCCCAGTCGGGCACCACGTGCACGATGAGCAACGCCAACGTGGCGACGGTCAACCTCAACCACGGCACGTCCGGCTCCACCCCGTTCTCCTACACCTGTCCTCGCAACACGGTGAAGAACATCAATGGGGCGTACTCGCCGCTCAATGACGCGCATTACTTCGGCGGCGTCATCTTCAACATGTATCAGTCCTACATCGGCAAGGCTCCGCTGACCTTCCAGCTGACCATGCGGGTGCACTACTCCAGCAACTACGAGAACGCCTTCTGGAACGGCTCGGCGATGACGTTTGGCGACGGGTACACGACGTTCTACCCGCTGGTCAGCCTCGACGTTTCCTCACATGAAGTCTCACACGGCTTCACCGAGCAGAACTCGGGGCTCATCTATTCCAGCCAGTCTGGCGGCATCAACGAAGCCTTCTCCGACATCGCTGGCGAAGCCGCCGAGTATTACATGCGCGGCAGCAATGACTTCCTGGTCGGCGCCGAGATCTTCAAGAGCAGTGGTGCGCTGCGATACATGGCCAACCCGCCGCAGGACGGTGCCTCCATCGGCCATGCCTCCAACTACTACGAAGGCCTGGACGTCCACTACTCGTCGGGCGTGTACAACAAGGCCTTCTACCTGATTGCCACCACGGCGGGCTGGAACACGCAGAAGGCCTTCCAGGTCTTCGCCCGCGCCAACGACCTGTACTGGACCCCGAGCACGAACTTCAACCAGGGCGCGTGCGGCGTACAGACCGCGGCGCAGGACTACGGCTACAGCGTCTCCGACGTCTCTGCTGCCTTCGCCGCGGTCGGAGTCAGCTGCGGCGGCGCGGTCGAGCTGTTCCGCCAGACGGACGCCAGCGGCAAGCTCACCATCGCCGTGTTCGAGCGCTATTCGACGACGAGCGCCGGTCACAACACCAACTTCGCGGTGAGCGTGCCTGGCGACTTCGTGGTGATTGGCGGTGGCGGTGAGGGCAAGGAGGGCCCGTCGGGCAACATGCTGACCGCCTCGTATCCGGACTCCGGGCTGGCCTCGTGGCTGGTCTCCACCAAGGACCACATCGAGGCTGATCCGGTGCAGGTGCGCGCCTGGGCCATCGGGCTGAAGGTCACGGGGCTGACCCCGGCGCAGCTGCGCAGCTACCTGACCGTGAGCTCGGCGACGAGCGCCTCTGTCGCCCATCCCGACGTCACCGCGACCCTGCCGGCCGGCTACCTGCTGGTGGGCGGAGGGGTCAAGGTGAACTGGAGCGGCTCAGGCAACCTCGCCACCGCGTCCGCGCCCTCCGGCGTGAGCGCCTGGCGCGTGCGCTCGAAGGACCATATCGAGTCCGCGCCCGCGACGGCGCAGGCGTATGCGATTGGCATCAACAGCTCGATTCCGGGCGTCGGTACCATCGGCAGCGTCATCAACAGCGGTACCTCGGCGGTCACCTCGCACCCGAGCTTCACGGCGAGCATGAGCACGGGCTATGCGCTCAGCGGCTGCGGCGCATTCGTGAACTGGAGCGGGGAAGGCAACCTGCTGTGGCGGATCAAGCCGGTCAACTCGGGCTGCGCGGTCGCGTCGAAGGACCACATCAAGTCCTCGCCGGCTTCCATCTCCGGCTACGCGATCGGCCTTCGCGCGTTCTAG
- the hflX gene encoding GTPase HflX has product MSKNLPARPRAVLVGVQFPSVSDTEHAADLAELRRLVHTLGYDAVATVTQRRSGLASGTVLGTGKLKDLAALTGGPGVITSGARNQTSKARAKWEAEEEDAPDAEASGAEEGDAEEEEAEPPEEPSDVEAATAGPRPTVVVVDHELSPSQLRNLEKATGALVMDRTGVIVDIFHRHARSHEARMQVEIARLNYLAPRLRESSGGSERQQGRGAGDSAVELDRRKIRDRLAELREGLAAIEREQDHRRYARRDQLRVALVGYTNAGKSSLMRALTGSEVLVADQLFATLDTTVRALHPETRPRVLVSDTVGFIQKLPHDLVASFRSTLDEALEASLLLYVVDASDPTWDAQLEVTRSVLREIGADAVPSRLLLNKVDRLDDAAREALRARHPDAILLSAHRPEDVAALRRSILQFFEASMVEADLVIPYANQGRIGEVYEHTTVLSQEYDESGSRLRVRGLPGAIARLTQAFQA; this is encoded by the coding sequence ATGTCGAAGAACCTACCCGCACGCCCTCGCGCCGTCCTCGTCGGCGTCCAGTTCCCCAGCGTCTCGGACACGGAGCACGCCGCGGACCTCGCTGAGCTCCGTCGGCTGGTGCACACGCTGGGGTACGACGCCGTCGCGACGGTGACCCAGCGCCGCTCGGGGCTGGCTTCCGGGACGGTGCTCGGCACGGGAAAGCTCAAGGACCTGGCCGCGCTCACCGGTGGGCCCGGCGTGATTACGTCCGGAGCTCGCAACCAGACCTCCAAGGCCCGCGCGAAGTGGGAAGCCGAGGAGGAGGACGCTCCCGATGCGGAGGCGTCCGGAGCGGAGGAGGGTGACGCCGAGGAGGAAGAGGCCGAGCCGCCCGAGGAGCCCTCCGACGTCGAAGCCGCCACCGCCGGGCCGCGCCCCACCGTGGTCGTCGTCGACCACGAGCTGTCGCCGAGCCAGCTTCGAAACCTCGAGAAGGCCACCGGCGCGCTGGTGATGGACCGCACCGGCGTCATCGTGGACATCTTCCACCGGCACGCGCGGAGCCACGAGGCGCGCATGCAGGTGGAGATTGCCCGGCTCAACTACCTCGCGCCCCGGCTGCGCGAGTCCTCGGGGGGCAGTGAGCGCCAGCAGGGCCGTGGCGCCGGAGACTCCGCCGTGGAGCTCGACCGGCGCAAGATTCGAGACCGGCTCGCGGAGCTGCGCGAGGGGCTCGCCGCCATCGAAAGGGAGCAGGACCACCGCCGGTATGCCCGGAGAGACCAACTCCGCGTGGCGCTGGTCGGCTACACCAACGCAGGCAAGTCCTCGCTGATGCGCGCGCTCACCGGCAGCGAGGTGCTGGTGGCGGACCAGCTCTTCGCCACGCTCGACACCACGGTGCGCGCGCTGCACCCGGAGACGCGGCCCCGCGTGCTCGTCTCCGACACGGTGGGCTTCATCCAGAAGCTGCCGCACGACCTCGTCGCCTCCTTCCGCTCCACGTTGGACGAGGCGCTGGAGGCGTCGCTGCTGCTCTACGTGGTGGACGCGTCCGACCCGACGTGGGACGCGCAGCTCGAAGTCACGCGGTCGGTGCTCCGGGAGATTGGCGCGGATGCCGTCCCCAGCCGGCTGCTCCTGAACAAGGTGGACCGGCTGGATGACGCGGCGCGCGAAGCACTGCGGGCCCGGCACCCGGACGCCATCCTGCTGTCGGCCCACCGGCCGGAAGACGTGGCGGCGCTGCGGCGGAGCATCCTCCAGTTCTTCGAGGCGTCGATGGTGGAAGCCGACCTGGTGATTCCGTACGCCAACCAGGGGCGCATCGGCGAGGTGTACGAGCACACCACGGTGCTCTCCCAGGAGTACGACGAGAGCGGGAGCAGGCTCCGGGTGCGCGGCCTTCCAGGCGCGATTGCCCGGCTCACCCAGGCGTTCCAGGCGTGA